CGCCATGCGCGATTCCGGCAGGTCGATGAAGATGCGCTGGGGCTGCACGCCCAGCAACTCCACTTTCTGCGTGCCTTCGATGGCGTAGAGCGACGTTCGGATGTGCTCGGCCATCTCCAGCTGTTCGGCCTGAGTGAAGTCATCCGACATCAATGCCGCGGTAACCACGGCGACGTCACCGAAATCGTCGTTGAGGCGGGGTTCCCCCGTGCCCTCGGGCAGGTCGGCACGGGCGGCATCGATCTGTTCGCGCACCTCGTCCCAGATCTGGTCGAGGTTGAAGTAGCGGTCGTGGATCACGACGTGAATCAGGGATCGACCGCGCATGGAGGTCGAACGAATCTCCTCGACCTCGCCGACCGAGCGCACGCTAGCCTCCAGCGGCTTGGTGATGTTCTGCTCCACCTGCTCGGCGGGCAGTCCCGGATACTCCGTGGTGATCACCGCCTCACGGATGGTGATCTTCGGGTCTTCCCGTGTGGGTAACGCGAAATAACTGAAAGCGCCGTAGATGATGGCGGTTACCGTAGCCAGCAGGACCACGGGACGGTAACGGAAGGCCAGTTGCGAGAGATTCATGGCCACCTCAGTTATAGCGTTCGGGGCCCTGCCCCATAACGGACACCTTCTGCCCTTCCGAGACGAACTCCGCGCCACGGGCTACGATGCGATCACCCGGAGACAAAGCCCCGGCCACCGCGGCGATCTGCTCGCTGACGGCCAGCACGTCCAACTCAATTCGTTCCAGCCGATTGTCCTCATCCAGACGCAGGACGTGGGCCTGTTCGCGGGTGTCGTAGACCAACGCCGTAAGCGGCACCCTGACCGCCGAGTCTCCCTCCTCAAGGGTCTGCATATCGCCTGCCGCAATATCCAGATGAACCTGGGCGGTCATCCCCGAGCGCAGGCCGCCAACAGGTTCTTCCAGAGCCAGGATGATCGGATAGTTGTTCGACGATTGCGGCTGGGTACCAATATGCTTGATGGAGGCCGGTACCGGCTCGCCGCCCAGGGCGGGGATGGTAATGGTATGCAGGGACTTGGCGTTGAGGTGACCTACGAGGTTCTCGGCAACGCTGGTTTCCACTTCGAAACCGTCACGGTCGGAAATGACATCGAGCACGGCCTGGTTTGGACTGACTCGCTCGGCGGGTTCCACGTGCCGCTGACTGATCGACCCGGAAAAGGGGGCCTTCAATTCGGTCAGGCGCAAATCCCGCGCCGCGAGACGCCGGGATGCCACCGCCGATTCATAACGGGAACGCGCTGACTCCAGGGACGCTTCGGCACTGTCCAGCTGCGACTGGCTGGTATAGCCCTTCTCCCGCAAACTGTTCTGGCGATTGTAGGCAAGCCGGGCTTCATCCAGCGCAGCTTTCGCTTCCTGCTCAGTGGCAACGGCGCGGTCGTACTCCAGCTGATAACGAGCGTCTTCAAGCACCGCCAGCGTTTCCCCGGCCTCGACATTATCGCCCACATCCACAGTCAGGCGTTCTATCTTGCCGGAGATCTCGAAGCTGAGTTCGGTCTGCTCAGCAGCCTTCACGCGGCCCGATAGCGTGATCTCAGAGGAACCATTGGCTGGCAAGACGGTGGCGGCATCCACGACCCGGGGCTTTTCCTCCTCGCTGTCAGCGCCTGTTGACGAGCTGCAGCCTGCGATAAAGAGGGCCAGTATGGGAATCGTGATACCCATACCCCGGGTCCGGCCCCAAACCCCGGCAAAAACTCTGTTTGAAAGGCTCATAACGCATCTCTCCGGCGTGACGCGGCGATTTAATCAATTGATTACGCCATCGTATAATCACTTGATTAAATTTCAAGATGCAAGCTGTAAAAAGAGATGTTCACCGCACTTTAGCGGGAATCCGTATAACGGAACGCGTGCCGGGAATGGGGCAGCCCACCGGACTGCTCCGAAGCTAAAGAGGGTGTTGCAAAAGCTTGCGGCTTGAAGCCTCTCTCCCCTGGCGGGGTGTAGGCGGAAGTAGCGAAGCAGCGCTTCGCCCGCCGGAACGCCCGGAGCCTCCGACGACGGGCTGGGGCGCGGAGCGGAGGTTTGGAGAGAGGGGGGGACGAGGCGAAAGCCTCGCTCGAAGTCGGCTCTGGCAACGATGGGCGCCTGACGGCGCTGCCCCCTCTCCCCGGCCCTCTCCCGCGAGGGGAGAGGGAGTTTATGCCGGTACTTTGGAGATACGGCTACTTTTGCAACACCCTCTAAAGCGTCGGCTACATTTTCCAGATCACTCGAGCATGTAGCAGATGCTTCAGCTTCTGAGGCGCCGAAGGTGCCCATAGTCTTACGACACATGCGGAGTACTCCCGGCTCTCCCCGTCACACTAATACGCGATAAACCAAAAGAAAGGCCCACCGGACGGTGGGCCTAGGGAGACAAACGTCAGGAGAAATAGACAGCCTAGTCGAAAAGCCGCGCTGTGGTCCTGGCGACCAATTCGCCCTGGTGGCGGGCGCCTTCCAGTTCTATCTCACTGGGCTCTCTAGAACCATCCGAACCGGCAATGGTCGTCGAACCATAGGGCGCACCGCCGACGATCTCATCCAGGGTCGCCTGACCTTTATGGCTGTAGGGCAGGCCCACGATAATCATGCCGAAGTGCAACAGGTTGGTGATCACGGAGAACAGCGTGGTTTCCTGCCCGCCGTGCTGGCTGGCTGTCGACGTGAAAGCGCTACCGACCTTCCCGACCATCGCCCCCTTGGCCCAGAGGCCGCCGGCCTGGTCCAGGAACGCCGCCATCTGACTGCTGACCCGACCGAACCGGGTGGGCGTGCCGATCACGATGGCATCGTAGTTCGCCAGGTCCTCCACCTTGGCAATCGGGGCTTCCTGATCCAGCTTGAATCCCGCATCCTTAGCAACATCTTCCGGCACGGTTTCCGGCACACGCTTGATATCGGCTTCCATGTCGGCGTTACGCACGCCGGTAGCGATCGCCTTGGCCATGGTTTCGATATGGCCGTACGAGGAGTAATAAAGTACAAGGACCTTAGCCATGTGTGACCTCCTGTTCAGTGGGTAAGGCAGATCCGGTTGTCCGAGCGCGGAGTCTGTCCAGGAAAGTAATACGCGAAGCCATCGCCTCAGGTTCAGACGACAGTACCAAGCAAAAAAATTACATTGCACCCGCCGCCCGCATGCCATCAAGAACAAATGTTTCTTGTCGTATTACGGTCGATCAAGCTAAGTATTTTTCAGATGATTTTGCAGGGAGTCTTGGCGCAAGAAGAAGTAACGACGCGGCCTAAGAAACACAAGGCTCTAGTTATTCGTAATCAGTGATGCGCGGCTGCGGAACAGACTTACACTCGTTAAAGGCGTAGCCTCTGGTGCCTCCACCCAGCGTTTGATATTTGGCGAAACAATCCTGACTTTTGCGGTATTCCTCCATTTTTGCCCTATAAATTGCCATTCTCTCCGCGCGGGTGAGTCTCGCCTGGCCTGGCTTTGGAGCGATAACCGGGGGCTCTTGAGTTTTCCCGCCACCTTTCCGCTCCGCTAGTGATTCAGGGGCATGACTTTCCTCAGTTTCCAGGCGCAAGCGCCTCACATCATCCGCCGCCCGTTCGGCACGCTCAACAATAGCTTTCGCTTCTTGTCTTTCTTCGGCAGACGGTTGACTTGTATCGACTTGAACTTGCTCAACCGATGCTCTGTACTCCTCAGGAACAGAATCAGAAAAGTGCACAACACCTTTCTCATCGATCCATTTGTATAACTCAGCAGAGGCTTGCGATCCAGTCGCAACATATAGCGAAACGAGCAACAACGCGCGGAACATCAAGATATCCTTTTCAGTACATCTATCCTGCATGAGTTAACTATAGCTCACAATTTCATCAGGTTGTCTATCGCAGGAGAGCACTCTGCTAACATGCCGGAAAAAAGGTATCGCTAGCCAAGGACGAAGGACACCTCATGATAGAACGGCAACAATTCGTGGTGATTGGACTGGGCGTTTTCGGCGAGACTATCGCCAAGGAACTGACCCGACTGGGACACGATGTACTCGGGGTAGACACCGACGAAAGCCGCATCGACCGACTGGCAGAATCGATCACCCACGCCGTGATTGCCGACGTGACTGACGAGAATGCCCTGAAGGAGTTGGATGTGGGGCAATACGACGTCGGGGTGGTCGCGATCGACAATGACTTCGAGGCCGCTATCCTGGCGACGATGCAATTGCTCGATATGGGTATCAAGAAGGTATGGGCCAAGGCGATCACCAGCCAGCATCACCGCATCCTCGACAAGATCGGCGCCACCCGGGTGATCGGGCCTGAATTCGAGATGGGCGTGCGGGTCGCCCAGGAACTCAACTACCCCATGGTCAACAACTACATCGGCCTCGGGGACGATGAGTTTGTCGTCGAGATCTTCGCCACCGATCAACTTCATGATACGGCCCTGCAGGAGCTGGCCCGGGAAACCGAAGCCGAAGTCACGCTGCTGGTAGTTAAACGCGGCGCTGAAACGACGATCAATCCCGCGGACGACTTTGTCCTCCACAAGGG
The window above is part of the Marinobacter nanhaiticus D15-8W genome. Proteins encoded here:
- a CDS encoding efflux RND transporter periplasmic adaptor subunit codes for the protein MSLSNRVFAGVWGRTRGMGITIPILALFIAGCSSSTGADSEEEKPRVVDAATVLPANGSSEITLSGRVKAAEQTELSFEISGKIERLTVDVGDNVEAGETLAVLEDARYQLEYDRAVATEQEAKAALDEARLAYNRQNSLREKGYTSQSQLDSAEASLESARSRYESAVASRRLAARDLRLTELKAPFSGSISQRHVEPAERVSPNQAVLDVISDRDGFEVETSVAENLVGHLNAKSLHTITIPALGGEPVPASIKHIGTQPQSSNNYPIILALEEPVGGLRSGMTAQVHLDIAAGDMQTLEEGDSAVRVPLTALVYDTREQAHVLRLDEDNRLERIELDVLAVSEQIAAVAGALSPGDRIVARGAEFVSEGQKVSVMGQGPERYN
- the wrbA gene encoding NAD(P)H:quinone oxidoreductase, which encodes MAKVLVLYYSSYGHIETMAKAIATGVRNADMEADIKRVPETVPEDVAKDAGFKLDQEAPIAKVEDLANYDAIVIGTPTRFGRVSSQMAAFLDQAGGLWAKGAMVGKVGSAFTSTASQHGGQETTLFSVITNLLHFGMIIVGLPYSHKGQATLDEIVGGAPYGSTTIAGSDGSREPSEIELEGARHQGELVARTTARLFD
- a CDS encoding DUF4124 domain-containing protein produces the protein MFRALLLVSLYVATGSQASAELYKWIDEKGVVHFSDSVPEEYRASVEQVQVDTSQPSAEERQEAKAIVERAERAADDVRRLRLETEESHAPESLAERKGGGKTQEPPVIAPKPGQARLTRAERMAIYRAKMEEYRKSQDCFAKYQTLGGGTRGYAFNECKSVPQPRITDYE
- a CDS encoding potassium channel family protein, yielding MIERQQFVVIGLGVFGETIAKELTRLGHDVLGVDTDESRIDRLAESITHAVIADVTDENALKELDVGQYDVGVVAIDNDFEAAILATMQLLDMGIKKVWAKAITSQHHRILDKIGATRVIGPEFEMGVRVAQELNYPMVNNYIGLGDDEFVVEIFATDQLHDTALQELARETEAEVTLLVVKRGAETTINPADDFVLHKGDQIVLAGTLTEFRKLADRI